In Longimicrobiaceae bacterium, the genomic window TCGTGCCCGCGAAGATGGGCACCACCGCGCGGAACATGGGCAGGAAGCGGCTCACGAAGATCACCTTCGTGCCGTGGCGGCCGTAGAACTCCGAGAGCGTGGCGAGCTGCCCCGGCTTCAGGATCGCCTTGCCGAACCGGCCCTTGAAGAAGCCGCTGCCGTACCGCCGGCCCACCGCGTACACCAGCATCGCCCCGCCCACGTTGCAGAGCCAGGTGACGAGGAAGATGCCGACGGGGTGCACCACCTTCTGCCCGGCGAGGAAGCCTCCGAAAAGGGCGATCACGTCCGCCGGCACGGGCGGGAAGACGTTCTCCACCGCCGCGAAGGCGCCGACCACGAGGTAGACGACGGCCGCGGGCAGCGCCTCCATCCAGTGCAGCAGCGCGTCGATGGCGTGGCCCATCAGCCCGCTCTCTCGCGGACACTGGAGCGCGTCACAGGCTGGAGTCGCGGCGATGGCGGGCGTGCAGCACGTCGATGCCCTCCAGGTCGTCGATTAGCGCCACGGCCATCACCGCGATCCCCTCCCCCGCCCCGATGGCGCCCATGCCCTCGTTCGTCTTCCCCTTCACCGAGACGTGGCCGGGCGAGATGCCCAGCACGCCCGCCAGCCGCTCCTGCATGGCCGGCGCGTGCGGCCCGATCTTCGGCGCCTCGCAGACCACCGTGACGTCCACGTTCACCACCTGATAGTTCCGCCCCTCCAGCAGCCGCACGACCTTGGCGAGGAGCTGGATGGAGTCCGCGTCCTTCCACTGTGCGTCGCTGGGCGGAAAGTGCCGCCCGATGTCTCCCAGCCCCGCCGC contains:
- the ispF gene encoding 2-C-methyl-D-erythritol 2,4-cyclodiphosphate synthase; amino-acid sequence: MRIGHGYDSHRFAEGRKLILGGVEIPAERGLTGHSDADAVAHAVTDALLGAAGLGDIGRHFPPSDAQWKDADSIQLLAKVVRLLEGRNYQVVNVDVTVVCEAPKIGPHAPAMQERLAGVLGISPGHVSVKGKTNEGMGAIGAGEGIAVMAVALIDDLEGIDVLHARHRRDSSL
- a CDS encoding DedA family protein; the encoded protein is MGHAIDALLHWMEALPAAVVYLVVGAFAAVENVFPPVPADVIALFGGFLAGQKVVHPVGIFLVTWLCNVGGAMLVYAVGRRYGSGFFKGRFGKAILKPGQLATLSEFYGRHGTKVIFVSRFLPMFRAVVPIFAGTSKLGVWRTLLPLAAASGLWYGLIVYLGATAGRNWEHIRAGLESSGRWLFIAALVLLAGVVWWWWKSRRREA